A part of Oscillatoria sp. FACHB-1406 genomic DNA contains:
- a CDS encoding DUF2358 domain-containing protein, with product MDILQILKEDYQRFPYDQTYSLYTPDVYFKDPLNEFKGVEKFKKTIGFMSTWFKNIQMDLHEIERQGNVISTEWTLHWTTPLPWQPRIAIPGRSELTLNENEQIISHIDYWHCSRLDVLKQHFFKTAKK from the coding sequence ATGGATATTCTCCAAATTCTTAAAGAAGACTATCAACGTTTTCCCTACGACCAAACTTACAGTCTCTATACTCCTGATGTGTACTTTAAAGACCCTCTCAATGAATTTAAAGGAGTCGAAAAATTCAAAAAAACCATCGGCTTTATGAGTACCTGGTTTAAAAATATTCAAATGGATTTACACGAAATCGAGCGCCAAGGAAATGTTATTTCTACTGAATGGACATTGCATTGGACAACCCCTTTACCCTGGCAACCTCGCATTGCAATTCCCGGACGTAGCGAACTGACTCTCAACGAAAACGAACAAATCATTTCTCATATTGACTATTGGCACTGTTCTCGTCTTGATGTCCTCAAACAGCATTTTTTCAAGACAGCAAAAAAGTAG
- a CDS encoding glycosyltransferase family 9 protein has protein sequence MRILALVPGGIGDQILFFPTLETLQQNYPDATIDVLVEPRSRSAYRVCPTVSEVLVFDYKDRNGLADYLNLFGVLRDREYDLAVAASDRWTIGSLLWLNGISTRVGYGDGNANTFFTRTVPWKTEQYVAQMYHDLAGGLGIKTSCPPIKIAVPKPDIEWAEATQQRLGLKEGGYIVLHDTDNKKSDRNYPVKSWLKIVKDIQNKQPNVAIVLLQDVENAAFVAEMTHANPTLKVASPSDVGKMAALIAGANLLLCTSGGTLDLALAVGTYTIALLSPEQVKKRLPAGNDNCIAVQAPSDAIAAIPANTVLEKIWQG, from the coding sequence ATGCGTATATTAGCTCTTGTTCCTGGTGGAATTGGCGATCAAATCCTGTTTTTCCCGACGCTGGAAACGCTGCAACAGAATTACCCAGACGCGACGATTGATGTTTTAGTCGAACCGCGATCGCGTTCTGCCTATCGGGTGTGTCCTACTGTTAGTGAGGTTCTGGTTTTTGATTATAAAGATCGTAATGGTTTAGCCGATTATCTCAATTTATTCGGAGTCTTGCGCGATCGCGAGTACGATTTAGCAGTAGCAGCGAGCGATCGCTGGACGATCGGTTCATTACTGTGGCTCAATGGCATCAGTACGCGCGTCGGCTACGGCGATGGCAATGCCAATACTTTCTTTACCCGTACCGTTCCCTGGAAAACCGAGCAGTACGTCGCGCAAATGTACCACGATTTAGCGGGCGGTTTGGGCATTAAAACGTCTTGTCCCCCGATTAAGATTGCGGTTCCCAAACCCGATATTGAATGGGCGGAAGCGACGCAACAGCGTTTGGGGTTAAAAGAGGGCGGTTATATTGTCCTGCACGATACCGACAATAAAAAGAGCGATCGCAACTACCCCGTTAAAAGTTGGCTGAAAATCGTTAAGGATATTCAAAACAAACAACCTAACGTCGCGATCGTTTTATTGCAAGATGTGGAAAATGCCGCGTTTGTCGCCGAAATGACGCACGCCAACCCCACTTTAAAAGTCGCTTCGCCTTCCGATGTCGGTAAAATGGCTGCGTTAATCGCCGGGGCAAACTTGTTGCTGTGTACCAGCGGCGGAACGTTGGATTTGGCCTTAGCGGTGGGAACTTATACGATTGCGCTTCTAAGTCCAGAGCAGGTGAAAAAACGCTTGCCCGCCGGTAACGATAATTGTATCGCCGTCCAAGCTCCCAGCGACGCGATCGCGGCTATTCCAGCCAATACTGTTCTCGAAAAGATTTGGCAGGGATAG
- the gshB gene encoding glutathione synthase, whose protein sequence is MKIAFIIDPIDKLDPGHDSTVAMMEAAQILGHEIYAVYAHQLSIVKGKAQAFLQPVQLTPVELVEGRWIAADPWYRVSPGNWQSLEAMDAILMRLDPPVTIPYLYITQTLDLIDPKKTLVLNSPRGLQAANEKLYALNFPTVIPETIVSSEKVIIQQFLEEKGAAVLKPLGGKAGEGILFLQEGDRNFNSLIEISTKWGREPVMVQQYLPAAADGDKRIIVVEGEPIGAVNRIPTGKEFRGNMAVGGRVAKTEISDREREICAAVAPKLKEDGLYFVGLDVIGGYLTEVNVTSPTGIREIDRLDDTRLGKQVIQWIEKQLIMDN, encoded by the coding sequence GTGAAAATTGCATTTATTATTGACCCCATCGATAAACTCGATCCCGGTCACGATAGTACCGTTGCTATGATGGAAGCTGCCCAAATTCTGGGGCATGAAATTTATGCGGTATACGCACATCAGTTGAGTATTGTCAAGGGGAAAGCGCAGGCATTTTTGCAACCCGTGCAACTCACGCCCGTTGAATTAGTTGAGGGACGTTGGATTGCGGCAGATCCTTGGTATCGGGTATCGCCGGGAAATTGGCAGTCCTTAGAAGCAATGGATGCAATCTTGATGCGTCTCGATCCGCCCGTTACTATTCCCTACCTGTATATCACGCAAACCCTCGATTTAATTGACCCCAAGAAAACGTTAGTCTTGAATTCGCCGCGCGGATTACAAGCAGCAAACGAAAAGCTCTACGCCCTCAATTTTCCCACTGTCATTCCCGAAACGATTGTCAGTTCGGAGAAAGTAATTATTCAACAATTTCTTGAAGAGAAAGGGGCAGCCGTTCTCAAGCCTTTGGGCGGCAAAGCGGGGGAAGGCATTTTGTTTTTGCAAGAGGGCGATCGCAACTTTAATTCCTTGATTGAAATTAGCACCAAATGGGGCAGAGAACCCGTGATGGTGCAGCAATATTTACCCGCCGCTGCCGATGGCGACAAACGAATTATTGTTGTGGAGGGAGAACCCATCGGCGCGGTCAATCGCATTCCCACCGGGAAAGAATTTAGAGGTAATATGGCCGTTGGCGGACGGGTTGCGAAGACAGAAATTAGCGATCGCGAACGAGAAATTTGCGCTGCCGTTGCACCAAAATTAAAAGAAGACGGTTTATATTTTGTCGGATTAGACGTTATCGGCGGTTACTTAACCGAAGTTAACGTCACCAGTCCCACCGGAATTCGAGAAATCGATCGTCTCGACGATACCCGCTTGGGCAAGCAAGTGATTCAGTGGATAGAAAAGCAATTGATAATGGATAATTGA
- a CDS encoding ABC transporter ATP-binding protein produces the protein MTASPQTPQSSESDWRLFLSLLPYARRNSTILFWSIALLFPLAFSGAIQPVIIGQAISVFRQEPTWEFLQGRATTESVNILIGILLATIIVRLICTAVQGYLVQQVGQEITAGLRQDLFTHVTSLAVRFFDRTPVGRLVTRLTSDVEALGDVFSTGAIGIVSDIVYILVILVTIFMLQWKLALMLLLMLIPVTGLIIYFQHEYRKANYKSREELSKLNSQLAENVAGINIVQLFRRERFNAEMFRAVNQRYIQEVDKTIFHDSAVSATLEWIALVAIAGVLWLGGQFVLGNTLTLGELSTFVLFAQRLFDPLRQFAEKFTMLQSGFTAIERINELMREPIEIRDPERQNRPTSQSPLGEIRFENVWFAYKNDEYVIKDLNFTLRPGEKVALVGPTGAGKSSIIRLLCRLYDPTQGRILVDGVDIRHIPQADLRRYIGVILQENFLFVGDVKRNITLGENYDFEEVERAAKGTNTVAFIDSLPDGYNTELRERGTNLSGGQRQLLAFARVAIRDPHILVLDEATASLDVATEALVQDALDRLLENRTAIIIAHRLSTIRNVDRILVLKRGELVESGTHEQLLDQGGLYAGLYRLQMLGQ, from the coding sequence GTGACTGCTTCTCCTCAAACTCCTCAATCTTCCGAAAGCGACTGGCGACTTTTTCTCTCCTTACTGCCTTACGCTCGTCGCAATAGTACGATTCTCTTTTGGTCGATCGCGTTACTCTTTCCTCTTGCCTTCTCCGGAGCCATCCAACCTGTTATTATCGGACAGGCAATCTCCGTATTTCGGCAAGAACCCACCTGGGAATTTTTACAAGGTCGCGCTACGACAGAAAGCGTTAACATTCTGATCGGGATTCTGCTTGCGACTATCATCGTGCGGCTAATTTGCACCGCCGTCCAAGGCTATCTCGTCCAACAAGTCGGGCAAGAAATCACCGCCGGTTTGCGCCAAGATCTCTTCACCCATGTTACCTCCCTCGCCGTGCGATTTTTCGATCGCACCCCCGTCGGACGCTTAGTAACGCGCCTTACCAGCGATGTTGAAGCCCTCGGCGATGTCTTTTCCACCGGCGCGATTGGCATTGTCAGCGATATTGTTTACATCCTCGTCATCCTCGTCACCATTTTCATGCTGCAATGGAAGTTGGCGTTGATGCTGCTTTTAATGCTCATTCCCGTGACGGGACTGATTATTTACTTCCAACACGAATATCGCAAAGCCAACTATAAATCCCGCGAAGAACTCTCCAAACTCAACTCGCAGCTAGCCGAAAACGTCGCCGGAATCAACATCGTGCAACTCTTTCGGCGCGAACGTTTTAACGCCGAAATGTTTCGGGCGGTCAATCAACGCTACATTCAAGAAGTCGATAAAACGATTTTCCACGATTCGGCAGTCTCCGCTACTTTAGAATGGATTGCCTTAGTTGCGATCGCGGGCGTACTCTGGCTGGGAGGTCAATTCGTTCTCGGGAATACCCTCACCTTGGGGGAACTCTCCACCTTTGTCCTCTTCGCGCAACGTCTCTTCGACCCCCTGCGCCAATTTGCTGAAAAGTTTACCATGCTTCAGTCCGGATTTACCGCGATCGAACGCATCAACGAACTCATGCGCGAACCCATCGAAATTCGCGACCCCGAACGCCAAAATCGCCCCACCTCCCAATCTCCCCTCGGCGAAATTCGCTTTGAAAACGTTTGGTTCGCCTACAAAAATGACGAATACGTTATCAAAGACCTTAACTTTACCCTCCGTCCCGGCGAAAAAGTCGCCCTCGTCGGGCCCACCGGCGCGGGCAAAAGCTCGATTATCCGCCTTCTCTGTCGCCTCTACGACCCCACCCAAGGTCGAATTCTCGTCGATGGGGTCGATATTCGCCACATCCCCCAAGCCGACCTGCGGCGCTACATCGGCGTAATTTTACAAGAAAACTTTCTCTTCGTCGGCGATGTCAAACGCAACATTACCCTCGGCGAAAACTACGACTTTGAGGAAGTCGAACGCGCGGCAAAAGGAACCAATACCGTCGCCTTTATCGACAGTCTCCCCGACGGGTACAATACCGAACTGCGCGAACGCGGAACCAACCTTTCCGGCGGTCAGCGACAGTTACTCGCCTTCGCCCGCGTTGCCATCCGCGACCCGCACATCCTCGTCCTCGACGAAGCCACCGCCAGTTTGGATGTCGCCACCGAAGCATTAGTCCAAGATGCCTTAGACCGCTTGCTTGAAAACCGCACCGCGATTATTATCGCCCATCGCCTCTCAACCATTCGCAATGTCGATCGCATCCTCGTTCTCAAGCGCGGCGAACTCGTCGAATCCGGAACCCACGAACAATTGTTAGACCAAGGGGGATTGTATGCCGGATTGTACCGCTTGCAGATGTTAGGACAGTAA